ACCAAATAACTTTCCCCGCCTAGCTTAACTACATTCTGTGTTGTGTTTTCCGGTGGGTGCTCATCCAAATAACGAACAAATTCAGTAGATATCTGTTTGTCCGCGCTGCGATTTAGGATCGGAGTATCTCCTTTGTGATAAAAGAATGGGTCGCCTTGTCCACCCGCTTTGTAGGAATCCAACATATTCTGAATATTCTCATAGCTGAAGCTAGCTTCAATCACCAGATTGCTGCCCGTCCACATTCCCGGCTGCGCTAAAGAATCGGTATAAAACCAATAAAAGGCCTTTAGTTCGTCATGAGAATCCGTTCCACCATCTCCGTAAGTCCATTTCCCGCTCATATTTCGTTTTAAAACATTCTCATCATAGCCGCCTGATTTACTGTAGTTAGAGATGACATCCTTGTTTTGCTCGGAGTGTACAGCATATCTGGTGGGCCATATATCCGTCACTCCAGATTGAAGGAGCATCTTTTCCTGGATAATATAACGGGTCTGCATCCGATCATACCGATCCTCCCAGAGGTTAAACCCGTTGAATTTCCTGACATTCGGATCACTTGAAAAGGTAAGGCTGAAATCCATCATTTGCTGAATTCGCGAATCAATTTGACTGGATAAAAAGGTAAGCTGTTTGGTGTTGGACTTCAGCAGTTCCTTGCTTACCACCTTGTATGTGACGTCGTTTGAATACGTATACAGGATAATAATTGGAATAAATAACACTATAATCAAGCTGTTCATTTTGGCAAAAAGGCTAAACCCAGACCAAGGCTTGCCATTGTAAAATGGAAACCACCTCGTAAAATTCATCATTTGTCTCCTCCAGACGCTGCCCCTAATAAAACCCTATTCAACCCTAACAATGTTATATAGTCAAAGCTCAGAAATGCTTGATACTATTTATATCAGAGATTCACATTACACACAAAACTATTTTTTGGAATGGGAGAGGGCTATGGAAGCTAAACTTGCACAGCAGGTGAAACAAGGGAAAACCCCGCGCATAAACAGAAAAAAAGGCTATAAGCAACCATGGATGCTTCACTTTATGGTGCTGCCAGCCGCTATATTGGTTTTTATTTTCTCGTATATTCCCATGTCGGGTGTCATTATGGCGTTTCAGGATTATAAGCCTGCACTCGGGATAGCCAATTCTCCCTGGGTCGGGCTGAAGCATTTTCAATACATGTGGGAAAACGACTATTTTATACAGATTACTCTAAATACTCTGTTTTTTGCTTGCTCCAAGATGGTCATGAACTTGATCATTCCGTTTTTCTTCGCTTTATTACTGAATGAGGTCAGGAAGATGGCGCTTAAAAGAACCATCCAGACGCTTGTATACCTGCCTCACTTTTTATCCTGGGTTACCCTGTCCGGAATACTGATTGATATTCTTGCCCAGACCGGGCTGATCAACCAGTTCCTATCCAGTACGTTTGGCATCAAGCCGATTTTCTTTCTGGGGGACGGCAATTGGTTCCGGTTTACGGTCATTTTCAGTGATGTCTGGAAGGAATTTGGATTCAATACGATCATCTTTTTAGCCGCATTATCTGGAATTAATCCGTCACTTTATGAAGCTGCCGAGGTCGATGGAGCAGGACGCTGGAAGCAAACGATGTATATAACCATTCCTTCCTTGATCCCAATCGCTATCGTTGTTGCTACTTTGGCACTGGGCAATGTACTGAATGCGAACTTTGATCAGGTGTTCAATCTATATAGCCCGCTGATTTATCAACAAGGAGATATCATTGATACATTCGTCTACAGAGAAGGTCTCCTAAGTGGTCAGTTCAGTTTTGCTACCGCTGTCAATCTATTCAAATCAGTGATCAGTTTAGTTCTAATTGTTATTTCTTACAGACTCGCATATAGATTTGCCGGGTACAGAATTTTCTAGAAAGGAAGGATGACAACTTATGTACCACAAAACACTCTCCTATCGGACATTTAGTGTAATCAACAATGTATTTTTGACGGTTGTTTCCATTCTTTGTTTGCTTCCTATGTATCACTTACTGATGGTATCGCTCAGTTCAACCGCTCCTGCCAATGCGGGATTAGTTACTTTTTGGCCTATAGGTTTTACCTTTGAGGCGTATACAAAGACGTTTAATAATGTCAATTTCCTGACTTCCCTATGGGTATCGGTGCAGCGAACCGTTATCGGGACGGGACTTGCTTTGGTTGTTAACACCATTGCTGCTTATGCACTCTCCAAAGAATCACGTGTCTTTCGAGCCCGTAATATCTACCTCTGGTATTTTGTGATCACCATGCTGTTCAGCGGCGGCTTGATCCCGGGCTACATCCTTATTTTGAAGCTGGGACTGATGAACTCTTTGATGGCATTGATTCTGCCTGGATTGGTCGCCGTCTTCAACATCATTTTGCTCCTGAATTTCTTCCGTACGGTGCCAAAAGATTTGGAGGAAGCCGCCTTTATTGATGGAGCAGGCCAGTTCCGAACTTTCTTCAGTATATATTTGCCGATATCCCTGCCAGTAATCGCGACAGTCTCCTTATTCATTATGGTGGGGCATTGGAATGCATATTTCGACGGTATCATCTACATTCGGGATTCAGATAAGCTTCCATTGGCGACTTTCATGCAGACAATTATCGTTCAGGCAGATATGTCTAAGCTGGACCCGTCAGCGGTTGCTAATCTATCTCAACGCACCATTCGGGCTTCACAGATCTTCATCAGTGCCCTGCCGATTCTGCTGGTCTATCCTTTCTTGCAGCGTTATTTTGTAACCGGGATTGTGGTTGGCGCTGTGAAAGAGTGAGATTTTGTTGAAAGCCTTTCACACACCAATAGAGGGGATTTCTCCCTCTATTCTTGCACCCGATGCCCTATTTGGGCCATTAGAGGGAATTTCGCCCGCTAATTTTGAGGATAGGGCCTTTAGAGGGAGAAAGGGCAAGATTTAAAGGGGTATTTTCCCTTTAATCTCAAAATAAAGGCGTTTCAGTCGATATTAGCGGGCACTTTTCCCTCTAATTGGCCGAAAGGTCGGTCTGCTGGTCCGAATAGGCTATTTCAAGTAAGAGCCGTTTATACAACATATTTGGAGGTAGAGGATTTGGCTTTTATCCAATGTCAGTTTTATTCAGAAATTTTAAGTTTGTCCACAGGCATCAACGTCTTTATTCCCCAATATTCTGCAATTCAAGTCAGTGGTACGGGTAAGTTGCCAGTCTTGTACCTGCTGCATGGGCTAAGTGCGGATCATACGGATTGGGTCAGGCATTCATTTATTGAAAGGTATGCGGAGGAGAAAGGAATTGCTGTCGTCATGCCAAGCGTAGGGCGCAGTTACTATACAGATATGAAGTATGGGTCAGCCTACTTTACTTTTCTAAGCGATGAATTACCAACTATAGTACGTGCCTTATTCCCTATTTCGGACCGCAGGGAGGATACTTTTGTGGCAGGGATGTCTATGGGAGGGTATGGTGCATTCAAGTTAGGACTTACCTTCCCAGAACGGTATGCAGCAGTTGCAAGTCTATCGGGAGGCTTGGATATTATCAGCCGTATGAGCGGTCCCAACAATTTTCAACCGAATGAGTTGATCGCTATTTTTGGTGATGTGTCTGAAATAGAAGGGAGTCCCAATGACCTTTTTTATTTATTGGCGAGGTTGAAGGGATATAACGGGATTAAGCCGATGTTCTATCAATGCTGCGGAACAGAAGACTTTTTGTACACAGACAACCAAACCTTCAGAAAGCATGCGCTAGATTCAGGATTAGAAGTGACGTACCATGATGGACAGGGCGAGCATAATTGGGAATATT
Above is a window of Paenibacillus wynnii DNA encoding:
- a CDS encoding ABC transporter permease; the protein is MEAKLAQQVKQGKTPRINRKKGYKQPWMLHFMVLPAAILVFIFSYIPMSGVIMAFQDYKPALGIANSPWVGLKHFQYMWENDYFIQITLNTLFFACSKMVMNLIIPFFFALLLNEVRKMALKRTIQTLVYLPHFLSWVTLSGILIDILAQTGLINQFLSSTFGIKPIFFLGDGNWFRFTVIFSDVWKEFGFNTIIFLAALSGINPSLYEAAEVDGAGRWKQTMYITIPSLIPIAIVVATLALGNVLNANFDQVFNLYSPLIYQQGDIIDTFVYREGLLSGQFSFATAVNLFKSVISLVLIVISYRLAYRFAGYRIF
- a CDS encoding carbohydrate ABC transporter permease encodes the protein MYHKTLSYRTFSVINNVFLTVVSILCLLPMYHLLMVSLSSTAPANAGLVTFWPIGFTFEAYTKTFNNVNFLTSLWVSVQRTVIGTGLALVVNTIAAYALSKESRVFRARNIYLWYFVITMLFSGGLIPGYILILKLGLMNSLMALILPGLVAVFNIILLLNFFRTVPKDLEEAAFIDGAGQFRTFFSIYLPISLPVIATVSLFIMVGHWNAYFDGIIYIRDSDKLPLATFMQTIIVQADMSKLDPSAVANLSQRTIRASQIFISALPILLVYPFLQRYFVTGIVVGAVKE
- a CDS encoding alpha/beta hydrolase encodes the protein MAFIQCQFYSEILSLSTGINVFIPQYSAIQVSGTGKLPVLYLLHGLSADHTDWVRHSFIERYAEEKGIAVVMPSVGRSYYTDMKYGSAYFTFLSDELPTIVRALFPISDRREDTFVAGMSMGGYGAFKLGLTFPERYAAVASLSGGLDIISRMSGPNNFQPNELIAIFGDVSEIEGSPNDLFYLLARLKGYNGIKPMFYQCCGTEDFLYTDNQTFRKHALDSGLEVTYHDGQGEHNWEYWDPKIKDIIDWLPLSGEK